One genomic window of Ruminococcus gauvreauii includes the following:
- a CDS encoding NAD(P)/FAD-dependent oxidoreductase produces MYDAVIIGAGVTGCAAARELSRYRLHVCVLDKEEDICTGTSKANSGLVHAGYDAVPGTLKARMNVLGNRKMDVLAEELDIPFRRNGAVVLCREGQNEAELVRLMEQGYKNGVPGLRLLRGEELHRMIPVAADDVKAALLAPGAGIICPFRLTAGLAENACTNGVEFWMDCPVRQIDKQEDGYCLHTGKGKIRTRCVINAAGIYADVFNNMVSEEQLRITPRRGEYLLLDKRAGSYTQHTIFQMPGPMGKGVLITPTVHGNLLVGPTAQDVPDRDAVCTTAEGLSQVQKKSMDGIKALPLHETITSFAGLRAHEDGGDFVIGEAKGAPGFFNAAGIESPGLSAAPAIGCELAGMTAAYLNAREKQEFTAVQKNIFSAAQASAEELRMKIKENPAYGNVICRCETVTEGEIVEAIRRKPGARSLDGVKRRTRTGMGRCQSGFCMPKVMEILCRELGLTPSQVTKAGGTSYLLNGDSGKAGGR; encoded by the coding sequence GTGTATGATGCCGTAATCATAGGTGCGGGTGTGACGGGGTGTGCAGCGGCGCGGGAGCTGTCGCGGTACAGGCTGCATGTCTGTGTGCTGGATAAAGAGGAAGATATCTGTACAGGCACGTCCAAGGCCAACAGCGGACTGGTTCATGCAGGTTATGATGCCGTTCCGGGCACATTAAAAGCCAGGATGAATGTTCTGGGAAACAGGAAGATGGATGTCCTGGCAGAGGAGCTTGATATACCGTTTCGAAGGAACGGCGCAGTTGTGCTGTGCCGGGAAGGTCAGAACGAAGCAGAGCTTGTAAGGCTCATGGAGCAGGGGTATAAAAATGGCGTGCCTGGTCTGCGGCTGCTGAGAGGGGAGGAGCTGCACAGGATGATCCCTGTGGCCGCAGACGATGTAAAGGCAGCGCTGCTGGCGCCGGGTGCCGGAATCATCTGTCCGTTTCGGCTGACGGCGGGGCTTGCGGAGAATGCCTGCACCAATGGCGTGGAGTTCTGGATGGACTGTCCCGTCAGACAAATCGATAAACAGGAGGACGGGTACTGCCTGCATACCGGGAAAGGAAAGATACGGACCCGCTGCGTGATCAACGCGGCAGGAATCTATGCGGATGTGTTCAACAATATGGTGAGTGAAGAGCAGCTTCGCATTACGCCGCGCCGCGGGGAATACCTCCTGTTGGACAAGCGGGCGGGTTCTTATACGCAGCACACGATTTTTCAGATGCCCGGTCCGATGGGAAAGGGAGTGCTGATCACGCCCACCGTCCACGGCAATCTGCTGGTGGGGCCGACAGCGCAGGATGTACCGGACAGAGACGCCGTCTGCACGACGGCGGAGGGACTTTCACAGGTGCAAAAAAAAAGCATGGACGGTATCAAAGCCCTGCCGCTTCACGAGACCATCACATCCTTTGCAGGACTTCGGGCACATGAGGACGGCGGGGATTTTGTGATCGGTGAGGCGAAGGGGGCGCCGGGATTTTTCAACGCTGCGGGTATCGAATCACCGGGGCTGTCAGCTGCTCCGGCGATAGGGTGTGAGCTGGCCGGGATGACGGCGGCCTATTTGAATGCACGGGAGAAGCAGGAGTTTACAGCGGTTCAGAAAAATATCTTTTCGGCTGCGCAGGCAAGTGCAGAAGAACTCCGCATGAAGATCAAAGAGAATCCGGCGTATGGCAATGTGATCTGCAGATGTGAGACCGTGACGGAGGGAGAGATCGTCGAGGCGATCCGAAGAAAACCGGGCGCGCGCTCTCTGGACGGTGTGAAGCGGCGGACGAGAACGGGAATGGGCAGATGCCAGTCGGGATTCTGTATGCCGAAGGTGATGGAGATTCTCTGCAGGGAACTCGGACTAACCCCTTCTCAGGTGACAAAAGCCGGAGGTACTTCGTATTTGCTGAATGGAGACAGCGGGAAGGCGGGTGGACGATGA
- a CDS encoding DUF2804 domain-containing protein, whose amino-acid sequence MQKRLMPGRLLDDNGCLQEAGYATCPVKEYRRAEVRQGTLRIKEWDYYLICNEHFGVALTVADNSYMGLVSISFLDFEQKRETTVSPMTLLPMGRTGMPSSSEAGDVRFGSRRCQFSFVKEKDRRILTAGMKNFKDGLPIRMKIHLTREPEDSMVIAVPFRENPRAFYYNRKIIGMRAKGIVEIGSQRFYFQPEDSFGLLDWGRGVWPYDNTWYWGAAQALLGDRVFGFNLGYGFGDNSRATENMLFFDGRAHKLESVRFLIPGEEEGQTEYMKQWKIVSDDGRLALTFTPILDRSARTSAGIILSDQHQVFGHFDGTAVLDDGTRVPVEHMQGFAEKVHNKW is encoded by the coding sequence ATGCAGAAACGGCTGATGCCGGGAAGACTTCTGGATGATAACGGATGTCTGCAGGAGGCCGGCTATGCTACGTGTCCCGTGAAAGAATACAGGAGGGCTGAAGTCCGCCAGGGGACACTGCGTATCAAAGAATGGGACTATTATCTGATCTGCAACGAACATTTTGGAGTTGCGCTCACGGTGGCGGACAACAGTTATATGGGGCTGGTAAGCATTTCGTTTCTTGATTTTGAGCAGAAGAGGGAGACGACGGTAAGCCCGATGACTCTGCTTCCGATGGGCAGGACGGGGATGCCGTCCTCCTCGGAGGCGGGCGACGTCAGGTTTGGCAGCCGCCGATGTCAGTTTTCATTCGTGAAAGAAAAAGACCGCCGGATTCTGACTGCAGGGATGAAAAACTTTAAGGACGGACTGCCGATCCGTATGAAAATCCATCTGACCCGGGAACCGGAGGACAGTATGGTGATCGCCGTTCCGTTCCGGGAGAATCCCAGGGCATTTTACTATAACCGGAAGATCATCGGGATGCGTGCGAAGGGGATCGTGGAAATCGGAAGCCAGAGGTTTTATTTTCAGCCGGAGGACAGTTTTGGGCTGCTGGACTGGGGACGCGGTGTATGGCCATATGATAATACCTGGTACTGGGGCGCGGCGCAGGCGCTGTTGGGAGACCGCGTATTTGGTTTTAATCTGGGTTACGGTTTTGGAGATAACAGCCGCGCTACGGAAAACATGCTGTTTTTTGACGGGCGCGCTCATAAACTGGAGAGCGTCCGCTTCCTGATTCCGGGAGAAGAAGAGGGACAGACGGAATACATGAAGCAGTGGAAGATTGTGTCTGATGACGGACGGCTTGCGCTCACCTTTACTCCGATTCTGGACAGGAGTGCACGAACTTCTGCAGGGATTATCTTAAGTGACCAGCATCAGGTGTTCGGACATTTCGACGGAACCGCGGTGCTTGACGACGGAACCAGGGTACCAGTAGAACACATGCAGGGATTTGCAGAAAAAGTACATAATAAGTGGTAA
- a CDS encoding D-alanyl-D-alanine carboxypeptidase family protein — MKKRIVLMGVLLAVIWGGQAVYAQEEPADSELYARSACLMDADSGRVLYEKDGEEKRPNASTTKIMTCILALENGNPDDTVTATKRAAGQPKVHLGVHEGDQFRLNDLLYSLMLESHNDSAVMIAEHIAGSVEDFAGMMNQKAQEIGCENTYFITPNGLDDQNEQGVHGTTAQDLARIMRYCIMQSPKREEFLAITQTASYTFWNMEETVIYNCYNHNAFLSMMEGALSGKTGFTADAGYCYVGALEQDGKTFIVSLLACGWPNNKSYKWSDTKKLMTYGLEHYSIQDVLIRELPAAQLEVLEGQHGGRLSEEAVVPLSYRCDMEQQSLKVLLGADEEVQVEKSLPDALQAPVKAGTVVGKVSYLLDGEVLKTYPVYADDSVKKIDFIWCFDIIKQKYLMRG, encoded by the coding sequence ATGAAAAAAAGGATTGTTTTGATGGGAGTTCTTTTGGCGGTCATTTGGGGAGGGCAGGCCGTCTATGCACAGGAAGAGCCGGCGGACAGTGAACTGTATGCCCGTTCAGCATGTCTGATGGATGCCGATTCCGGGCGGGTGCTGTATGAAAAAGACGGGGAGGAAAAACGGCCCAATGCCAGTACAACGAAGATTATGACATGCATCCTGGCTCTTGAGAACGGTAATCCTGACGATACGGTGACAGCGACAAAACGCGCGGCAGGTCAGCCCAAGGTACATCTCGGGGTACATGAAGGAGACCAGTTCAGGCTGAATGACCTTCTCTATTCCCTGATGCTGGAGTCACACAATGACAGCGCTGTGATGATAGCGGAACATATCGCAGGGAGTGTGGAAGATTTTGCGGGTATGATGAATCAGAAGGCTCAGGAGATTGGGTGTGAAAACACCTATTTTATAACGCCGAACGGTCTGGATGATCAGAATGAACAGGGAGTACACGGGACAACGGCGCAGGATCTGGCAAGGATCATGAGGTATTGTATCATGCAGTCCCCCAAACGGGAGGAATTTCTGGCGATCACACAGACGGCGTCGTATACTTTCTGGAATATGGAAGAGACGGTCATTTATAACTGCTATAATCACAACGCATTTCTGTCGATGATGGAGGGCGCACTAAGCGGAAAGACGGGATTTACGGCAGATGCGGGATACTGTTATGTGGGAGCCCTTGAGCAGGATGGCAAAACATTCATTGTCTCACTTCTCGCCTGCGGGTGGCCCAATAACAAGAGCTATAAATGGTCAGATACGAAGAAGCTGATGACTTACGGCCTCGAACATTATTCCATACAGGATGTTTTGATACGAGAGCTTCCGGCTGCACAGCTGGAGGTACTGGAAGGACAGCACGGCGGAAGACTCTCTGAAGAAGCCGTGGTGCCCCTGAGCTACCGCTGTGACATGGAGCAGCAGTCTCTGAAGGTACTGCTGGGTGCAGATGAGGAGGTTCAGGTAGAGAAAAGTCTGCCGGATGCGCTTCAGGCGCCGGTCAAAGCCGGGACAGTGGTGGGGAAAGTGTCATATCTTCTGGATGGGGAGGTTCTGAAAACATATCCGGTGTATGCCGATGACAGTGTAAAGAAGATTGATTTTATCTGGTGTTTTGATATAATAAAACAAAAGTATCTGATGAGGGGGTGA
- the scpB gene encoding SMC-Scp complex subunit ScpB, translated as MNIKNTEAAIEAILFAMGESVELSRIAKAIGCDAATTQKLIRDMMLRYEQEDRGIKIIELENAYQLCTKQEYYDNLVQIALQPKKAVLTDVMLETLSIIAYKQPVTRLEIEKIRGVKCDHAVNKLVEYNLVQEVGRLDAPGRPILLGTTEEFLRSFGVESTEELPSISPVQLEDFKAEAEEEVQLKLNI; from the coding sequence ATGAACATAAAAAATACGGAAGCTGCCATTGAAGCAATTTTGTTTGCCATGGGTGAATCTGTAGAACTTTCCAGGATAGCGAAGGCGATCGGATGCGATGCGGCTACCACGCAGAAACTTATTCGCGACATGATGCTGCGGTACGAGCAGGAAGACCGTGGAATTAAGATCATTGAACTGGAAAATGCTTATCAGCTGTGTACAAAACAGGAATATTACGATAACCTGGTACAGATAGCTCTGCAGCCGAAGAAGGCGGTGCTGACGGATGTGATGCTGGAGACGCTGTCCATAATTGCGTACAAACAGCCGGTCACACGGCTGGAGATAGAGAAGATCCGCGGTGTGAAGTGTGACCATGCCGTCAATAAACTGGTAGAGTATAATCTGGTACAGGAGGTCGGACGTCTTGACGCCCCCGGCCGTCCGATCCTGCTGGGTACGACAGAAGAATTTCTGAGGAGTTTCGGAGTAGAATCGACAGAGGAACTGCCGTCCATCAGCCCGGTACAGCTGGAAGACTTTAAAGCAGAGGCAGAAGAGGAGGTCCAGCTGAAACTGAATATTTAG
- a CDS encoding segregation and condensation protein A, with the protein MGIPVKLQVFEGPLDLLLHLIDKNKIDIYDIPIVEITNQYLDYIRQMQRQDLNIMSEFMVMAATLIDIKCRMLLPKEINEEGEEEDPRDELVQQLLEYKMYKYMSYELRERMAAASRSIYRKNTMPAEVISYRPPIDTRELVGDMNLEKLHAVFLSVMRRQEDKLDPIRSKFGRIEQEEVSLPDKMTYVETFARSRKKFSFRELLERQCSKTQVVVTFLAILELMKTGLIRISQEYIFDEIQIETVGIGES; encoded by the coding sequence ATGGGGATTCCCGTAAAACTGCAGGTGTTTGAAGGTCCGCTGGACCTTTTGCTGCATTTGATCGATAAGAATAAAATAGATATTTACGACATACCGATTGTGGAGATTACCAATCAGTATCTGGACTATATCCGTCAGATGCAGAGACAGGACCTGAACATCATGAGTGAATTCATGGTTATGGCGGCCACGCTGATTGATATCAAATGCCGGATGCTTCTCCCGAAGGAAATCAATGAAGAGGGAGAGGAGGAAGACCCGCGGGATGAGCTTGTACAGCAGCTGCTTGAATATAAAATGTACAAGTATATGTCATATGAACTGAGAGAGCGGATGGCGGCTGCGTCCAGGAGTATCTACAGGAAGAATACGATGCCGGCGGAGGTGATTTCCTACCGGCCTCCGATAGACACCAGGGAGCTTGTGGGCGATATGAATCTTGAAAAGCTGCACGCTGTCTTTTTGTCTGTGATGCGGCGTCAGGAGGACAAGCTGGATCCGATTCGAAGCAAATTCGGAAGAATAGAACAGGAGGAGGTAAGCCTGCCTGATAAAATGACATATGTGGAGACGTTTGCGCGCAGCCGTAAGAAGTTTTCCTTTCGTGAACTGCTGGAACGGCAGTGCAGTAAAACACAGGTTGTGGTGACGTTTCTGGCGATATTGGAGTTGATGAAGACAGGACTGATCAGAATCAGTCAGGAATATATATTTGACGAGATACAGATCGAGACAGTGGGGATTGGTGAATCATGA
- a CDS encoding metallophosphoesterase, whose product MTKCVIKYYGIHSRKAVSAEDSIRLVFVSDLHNVSYGKGNRGLAEKILALHPDVVLIGGDLIVGKPEQPMDAALAFIRNLSGRVPVYAANGNHEYRLRIYPETYGDMYDTYRRGLTENHVTLLENESSVFSVRGMKVALYGYELKREYYDRFAHMELPLSEITDVFPAPAEDAYNILLAHYPKYFPTYVRWKPDLILSGHYHGGVVRMGKRRPLIGNDLTFFPKYGYGSHTEGDTTMIVSSGLGDHTIPFRLHNPRELVVVDIRK is encoded by the coding sequence ATGACAAAATGCGTGATAAAATACTATGGGATTCACAGCAGGAAGGCAGTATCGGCGGAGGACAGCATACGGCTTGTTTTTGTGAGTGACCTGCATAACGTATCGTACGGTAAGGGGAACCGGGGACTGGCAGAAAAGATACTGGCACTGCATCCGGATGTCGTATTGATCGGGGGGGATCTGATCGTCGGAAAGCCGGAACAGCCGATGGATGCCGCGCTGGCATTTATTCGGAATCTTTCCGGCCGGGTCCCGGTCTATGCGGCAAACGGGAACCATGAGTATCGCCTACGTATTTATCCGGAGACGTACGGCGATATGTATGATACGTACCGCAGGGGATTGACTGAGAACCATGTGACACTGCTGGAAAATGAGAGCAGTGTATTCTCAGTCAGAGGCATGAAGGTCGCGCTGTACGGGTATGAGCTGAAGCGGGAATATTATGACCGCTTCGCACATATGGAGCTGCCGCTGTCTGAGATAACGGATGTTTTTCCGGCACCCGCAGAGGATGCGTATAATATTCTGCTTGCTCATTATCCAAAATATTTTCCGACGTATGTCAGGTGGAAGCCCGATCTGATTCTCTCCGGGCATTATCACGGTGGAGTCGTACGGATGGGAAAAAGACGGCCGCTGATCGGAAATGATCTCACATTTTTTCCGAAGTACGGGTATGGAAGCCATACAGAAGGGGACACAACCATGATTGTGAGCTCAGGGCTCGGTGATCACACGATACCTTTTCGGCTGCATAATCCAAGAGAACTTGTCGTAGTAGACATCAGAAAGTAA
- a CDS encoding D-alanyl-D-alanine carboxypeptidase family protein — translation MRKKIGIILICMLMLIQLLSGTYAVWAEPASEGEQNTQEEGTQPEGEAVSVDAPSVILMESSTGQVLYEKNADEQRSPASITKIMTLLLIFDELEKGTIKLTDEAVTSAHAKSMGGSQVFLEEGEKQTVETLIKCIVIASGNDASVVMAEHIAGSEEEFVKRMNQKAEELGLKDTRFEDCCGLTDSAGHYTTAHDVAVMSKELITNHPEILTYSSIWMENITHVTRQGSKEFGLTNTNKLIRGYDGCVGLKTGSTSVAKYCVSAVASRNDITLISVVMGAPDVKARFRDAATMLNYGFGICSLYVDDNQEKLPKVPVAFSIEKEGACAYEEEFRYLDTEGVNTENIEKETQFKTDARAPVQKGDVAGRAVYYLDGKEIGSVNLVFTEDIEKATYPDYLYQAWMRFLNGGKT, via the coding sequence ATGAGGAAAAAGATTGGGATCATATTGATCTGTATGCTGATGCTGATTCAGTTGTTGTCCGGAACATACGCCGTATGGGCGGAACCGGCATCAGAAGGAGAGCAGAATACACAGGAGGAAGGCACACAGCCGGAGGGCGAAGCGGTTTCGGTAGATGCGCCTTCTGTTATTTTAATGGAATCGTCTACCGGTCAGGTTCTCTACGAGAAGAATGCAGACGAGCAGAGAAGCCCGGCCAGCATCACGAAGATTATGACGCTGCTGCTGATTTTTGATGAGCTGGAGAAGGGAACCATAAAGCTCACGGATGAGGCAGTCACGAGCGCCCATGCAAAGAGTATGGGGGGATCGCAGGTGTTTCTGGAAGAGGGAGAGAAACAGACGGTGGAGACGCTGATCAAATGCATTGTGATAGCGTCGGGGAATGATGCGTCGGTCGTGATGGCAGAGCATATTGCCGGGAGCGAGGAAGAATTCGTCAAGAGGATGAATCAGAAGGCGGAGGAACTGGGACTGAAAGATACACGCTTTGAGGACTGCTGCGGCCTGACCGATTCGGCGGGGCACTATACGACAGCCCACGATGTCGCGGTCATGTCAAAGGAGCTTATCACGAATCATCCGGAAATTCTTACATATTCTTCAATCTGGATGGAAAACATTACTCATGTGACCAGACAGGGGAGTAAAGAATTCGGGCTGACAAACACAAACAAGCTGATCAGGGGGTATGACGGCTGTGTGGGGCTTAAGACAGGGAGCACATCCGTTGCAAAGTACTGTGTGTCGGCAGTGGCTTCCAGAAATGACATCACGCTGATATCTGTCGTGATGGGGGCGCCGGATGTGAAGGCGAGGTTCCGGGATGCAGCCACCATGCTGAACTATGGGTTTGGTATCTGCAGCCTGTATGTGGACGACAATCAGGAAAAGCTTCCCAAGGTGCCTGTGGCATTTTCAATAGAGAAAGAGGGAGCCTGTGCGTACGAAGAGGAGTTCAGGTATCTGGATACAGAAGGTGTGAATACTGAAAATATTGAAAAAGAGACGCAGTTTAAGACGGATGCCAGGGCGCCGGTGCAGAAGGGCGACGTCGCCGGCCGTGCGGTGTATTACCTGGACGGAAAAGAGATTGGAAGCGTCAATCTTGTGTTTACGGAGGATATAGAAAAAGCAACCTATCCGGATTATCTGTATCAGGCATGGATGCGGTTCTTAAACGGAGGAAAAACTTGA
- a CDS encoding putative ABC transporter permease: protein MWTIPMFGTDLYHIIHWFLIYSLMGWIVESIYMSLCNRKLTNRGFMSSPICPIYGVGALTLYFILRPLDGNYIALYFAGCILATLLELVTGYLMRYMFGAVWWDYHDKPLNFDGLICLESTLAWGLYTVLMFAFLQKFVVRIVDSYSYNTGAIVGTVAIIVFGFDFLVHLYSAKKGSLSEGIAEIREMIRSIR from the coding sequence ATGTGGACGATACCGATGTTCGGAACCGATTTATATCATATCATTCATTGGTTTTTAATATACAGTCTGATGGGGTGGATCGTAGAATCTATCTACATGTCACTGTGTAACCGCAAGCTGACGAACAGGGGATTCATGAGCAGTCCGATCTGTCCGATTTATGGTGTTGGGGCTTTGACGCTCTACTTTATCTTAAGACCGTTGGATGGAAATTACATAGCTCTGTATTTTGCCGGATGTATTCTGGCAACACTTCTGGAACTGGTGACAGGATATCTGATGCGTTATATGTTCGGGGCTGTGTGGTGGGACTACCATGACAAACCGCTGAATTTTGATGGATTGATCTGTCTGGAGAGTACTCTTGCATGGGGGCTCTACACAGTTCTGATGTTTGCGTTCCTGCAGAAATTTGTTGTTCGGATCGTGGACAGCTACTCGTATAATACGGGTGCGATTGTCGGCACGGTTGCGATCATAGTGTTTGGATTTGATTTTCTGGTGCACCTGTATTCGGCGAAGAAGGGATCTCTGAGTGAAGGGATTGCGGAAATCAGAGAGATGATCAGGAGTATCCGTTAA
- the rpsU gene encoding 30S ribosomal protein S21, whose product MSNVIVKENETLDSALRRFKRSCAKAGIQQEIRKREHYEKPSVRRKKKSEAARKRKYN is encoded by the coding sequence ATGTCAAACGTTATCGTAAAAGAGAACGAAACTCTGGACAGCGCTTTACGCAGATTTAAACGTAGTTGCGCAAAGGCTGGAATTCAGCAGGAGATCCGTAAAAGAGAGCATTACGAGAAACCAAGTGTTCGTCGTAAGAAAAAATCGGAAGCTGCCAGAAAACGTAAATATAATTAA
- the alaS gene encoding alanine--tRNA ligase: MKKYGVNELRQMFLDFFESKGHLIMKSFSLVPQNDKSLLLINAGMAPLKPYFTGAEIPPCNRVATCQKCIRTGDIENVGKTARHGTFFEMLGNFSFGDYFKKESLAWSWEFLTEVVGLDPDRLYPSVYLEDDEAFDIWNKEIGIAPERIYRFGKEDNFWEHGAGPCGPCSEVYYDRGEQYGCGSPDCTVGCECDRYIEVWNNVFTQFENDGNGNYVTLEHKNIDTGMGLERLAVVVQEVDSIFDVDTICALREKVCGIAGKKYKEDADDDVSIRLITDHIRSATFMISDGIMPTNEGRGYVLRRLIRRAARHGRLLGIRGQFLATLSATVIEGSKDGYPELAEKKDFIFNVLTNEESQFNKTIDQGLLILADMEREMQEKGEKVLDGQQAFKLYDTYGFPVDLTKEILEEKGYAVDEDGFRREMEEQRERARKSREVTNYMGADATVYDGIDPSVTSEFDGYGTLALDSAISVMTTETDIVDSLMEGQKGTIIAEKTPFYGTMGGQQGDVGVIVSPDGEFRVEDTIHLRGGKIGHVGEMISGILKTGQTVTLKVDDKKRCDTEKNHSATHLLQKALKTVLGAHVEQKGSLVTPGRLRFDFAHFQAMTPEELEQTEKLVNQEIQANLPVETNVMTIEEAKKSGAMALFGEKYGEEVRVVTMGDFSKELCGGTHVKNTASISLFKIVSESGIAAGVRRIEALTGDGVLAYYKELEDKISSIAKALKTSSAEILDKIAHLQTEMKTLQSENESLKSKMAQESLGDVMDQVVEVKGVKVLASALNDVDMNGLRDLGDQLKEKLGEGVVVLASACGGKVSLMAMVTPEAMKKGAHAGNLIKAVAAVVGGGGGGRPNMAQAGGKDVSRIPQAIEAVVSVVEEQIK; this comes from the coding sequence GTGAAGAAATATGGAGTAAATGAACTTCGTCAGATGTTCCTGGATTTTTTCGAGAGCAAGGGCCATCTGATCATGAAGAGTTTTTCTCTGGTTCCCCAGAATGATAAGAGCCTTTTGCTCATCAATGCGGGAATGGCGCCGCTCAAGCCATATTTTACGGGGGCAGAGATCCCGCCGTGCAATCGGGTGGCAACGTGCCAGAAATGTATCCGTACCGGTGATATCGAGAATGTCGGAAAAACAGCGCGCCATGGAACATTTTTCGAGATGCTCGGCAATTTTTCGTTCGGCGATTATTTTAAGAAAGAGTCCCTGGCATGGTCCTGGGAGTTTCTGACGGAGGTGGTGGGCCTGGACCCCGACCGTCTCTATCCGTCTGTCTATCTCGAAGATGATGAAGCGTTTGATATCTGGAATAAAGAGATCGGCATCGCTCCGGAGAGGATCTACCGGTTTGGGAAAGAGGACAATTTCTGGGAACACGGTGCAGGTCCGTGCGGACCGTGTTCCGAGGTCTATTATGACAGAGGTGAACAGTATGGCTGCGGAAGTCCTGACTGTACGGTCGGATGTGAATGCGACCGTTATATTGAAGTTTGGAATAACGTGTTTACACAGTTTGAAAATGACGGAAACGGCAATTATGTGACACTGGAACATAAGAATATTGACACCGGAATGGGGCTGGAACGTCTCGCGGTTGTCGTACAGGAGGTGGACTCGATCTTTGATGTGGATACCATCTGTGCACTTCGTGAAAAAGTCTGCGGGATTGCGGGAAAGAAATACAAAGAGGATGCGGATGATGATGTATCCATCCGTCTGATCACCGACCATATACGCTCCGCAACGTTCATGATCTCCGACGGTATCATGCCGACGAATGAGGGCAGAGGCTATGTGCTGCGCCGCCTGATCCGACGTGCTGCCAGGCATGGGCGTCTGCTCGGCATCAGGGGGCAGTTCCTGGCAACCTTGAGCGCCACCGTGATCGAGGGCTCAAAAGACGGATATCCGGAGCTTGCAGAAAAGAAAGACTTTATCTTCAATGTGCTGACAAATGAAGAGAGCCAGTTCAACAAGACGATCGATCAGGGACTTTTGATTCTTGCGGATATGGAACGCGAGATGCAGGAAAAGGGTGAAAAGGTGCTGGACGGACAGCAGGCATTCAAGCTGTATGATACGTATGGCTTCCCGGTCGACCTGACGAAAGAGATCCTGGAGGAAAAGGGATACGCCGTAGACGAAGACGGTTTCCGCAGGGAAATGGAAGAGCAGCGTGAACGTGCGAGAAAGAGCCGGGAAGTGACAAACTACATGGGTGCGGATGCGACAGTGTACGACGGCATTGATCCGTCTGTCACGTCGGAATTTGACGGCTATGGAACGCTTGCGCTGGACTCGGCGATCTCTGTGATGACGACGGAGACTGACATCGTGGACAGCCTGATGGAAGGACAGAAGGGCACGATCATCGCGGAAAAGACCCCGTTTTACGGGACGATGGGCGGCCAGCAGGGGGATGTCGGAGTGATCGTAAGTCCGGACGGCGAGTTCCGGGTGGAGGATACGATTCACCTGCGCGGCGGGAAGATCGGACATGTCGGTGAGATGATTTCCGGTATTCTGAAAACGGGCCAGACGGTAACGCTGAAGGTGGATGATAAGAAGCGCTGCGATACGGAGAAGAACCACAGCGCCACACATCTGCTGCAGAAAGCGCTGAAAACCGTACTGGGCGCTCATGTAGAGCAGAAGGGGTCACTTGTGACGCCGGGACGTCTTCGATTTGACTTTGCGCATTTCCAGGCGATGACACCGGAGGAACTGGAGCAGACAGAAAAACTGGTGAATCAGGAAATTCAGGCGAATCTCCCTGTCGAAACAAATGTCATGACCATTGAAGAAGCTAAGAAATCAGGGGCAATGGCACTGTTTGGGGAAAAATACGGTGAAGAGGTGCGCGTGGTTACCATGGGGGACTTTTCAAAAGAACTCTGCGGCGGTACGCACGTAAAGAATACGGCGTCCATCTCCCTGTTTAAGATCGTGTCGGAGTCGGGAATCGCTGCCGGCGTGCGCAGGATCGAGGCACTGACAGGCGATGGGGTCCTTGCATATTATAAAGAGCTGGAAGACAAAATATCATCCATCGCGAAGGCATTGAAGACTTCTTCTGCTGAGATTCTTGACAAGATCGCACATCTGCAGACGGAGATGAAAACGCTTCAGAGTGAAAACGAGTCTCTGAAGAGTAAAATGGCTCAGGAATCCCTGGGAGATGTCATGGATCAGGTTGTGGAAGTCAAAGGCGTCAAGGTGCTTGCGAGTGCATTGAACGACGTTGATATGAACGGACTGCGTGATCTCGGCGATCAGCTGAAAGAGAAGCTGGGCGAAGGTGTCGTTGTGCTGGCGTCCGCATGCGGCGGCAAAGTCAGCCTGATGGCAATGGTGACTCCTGAGGCTATGAAAAAAGGAGCACACGCCGGTAATCTGATCAAGGCTGTGGCCGCTGTCGTCGGCGGAGGCGGAGGCGGACGTCCGAATATGGCTCAGGCTGGAGGAAAAGACGTATCCAGGATCCCACAGGCGATCGAAGCTGTAGTGTCTGTCGTGGAAGAGCAGATAAAGTAA